In Nitrospirota bacterium, a genomic segment contains:
- a CDS encoding DUF721 domain-containing protein: protein MRGTGRIDSISSILEGLARRLGLESKLLENRLRRDWGSIVGEPIASNTWPDQIRFKKLYILVHNSVWLHQLTFLKPSLIHKLNGVAGMELITDVVLRVGELPEAGHISASPDTPRTTIAPANEALIEEISARVTTIQDPLLRDRLAQLMVQVLDQPRAPKAR from the coding sequence ATGCGCGGCACTGGTCGTATCGATTCTATTTCCAGCATCCTCGAAGGGTTGGCTCGTCGCTTGGGCCTCGAGTCCAAGTTACTCGAGAACCGATTGCGCCGAGACTGGGGCTCTATCGTCGGAGAGCCGATCGCGTCAAATACCTGGCCCGATCAGATCCGCTTTAAGAAACTCTATATCCTGGTCCACAACAGTGTCTGGCTCCATCAGCTCACATTCCTCAAGCCGTCACTCATTCATAAACTCAACGGTGTGGCCGGCATGGAGCTCATTACCGATGTCGTGTTGCGGGTAGGGGAGCTGCCGGAGGCCGGACACATCTCGGCATCGCCCGACACCCCTCGCACAACGATTGCACCGGCGAACGAAGCACTGATCGAGGAAATTTCTGCGCGTGTGACCACCATTCAAGACCCGCTTCTCCGCGATCGCCTCGCACAGCTTATGGTGCAGGTATTGGATCAACCACGGGCCCCGAAGGCTCGCTGA
- a CDS encoding AbrB/MazE/SpoVT family DNA-binding domain-containing protein → MVMTTISSKFQIVIPKEVREKLHLSPRQRLYVVAKGGIITLVPEVPLKSLKGTLKGMSKTDLREKKDRL, encoded by the coding sequence ATGGTCATGACGACGATTTCATCGAAATTTCAAATTGTGATCCCCAAGGAAGTGCGTGAAAAGCTGCATCTTAGTCCCAGACAGCGTCTTTACGTCGTGGCGAAGGGTGGGATCATTACCCTGGTGCCGGAAGTCCCCCTGAAATCACTCAAAGGTACGCTCAAGGGGATGTCCAAGACAGATCTTCGGGAGAAGAAGGACCGATTGTGA
- a CDS encoding tyrosine-type recombinase/integrase — MTQLLVDLVEQFCLYQLKQRGKTEGGVQSYRWVLEQFLMFVKSQQGRVARATDLTVSSIQMWMDEMASGDLALSTMRSRQSTLSSFCAWLVKRGVLQANPIATMDRPPHRMEPPRQVPTPALMDALIAAAQQRQRPRDIAIFLIMRYTGMRRESVATLQVRHLDGTWGLRRVRVKGGQTRDIPLPESVMTYLHTYVERLALAMGQIGPETPLFWSLWGRRTVGKSRAPMQGKNIWRLCKTYGRLIGYPMLQPHDLRHGVAMEVLEQQHDLEQVRALLGHARIDTTQIYTMIRPTRLKQVVSFYEEPARRMLTS; from the coding sequence ATGACGCAACTGTTAGTGGATCTCGTGGAGCAGTTTTGTCTGTACCAACTCAAACAGCGCGGCAAAACGGAAGGAGGGGTGCAAAGCTATCGCTGGGTGCTCGAACAGTTTTTGATGTTCGTCAAATCCCAACAGGGACGGGTGGCCCGCGCCACTGATCTCACGGTGTCTTCGATTCAGATGTGGATGGACGAGATGGCTAGCGGTGATCTTGCCCTGAGTACGATGCGCTCACGACAATCCACGCTGTCAAGCTTCTGTGCTTGGCTCGTGAAGCGGGGCGTGCTGCAGGCGAATCCCATCGCGACCATGGACCGACCACCGCATCGCATGGAACCACCGCGACAAGTGCCGACACCGGCCCTCATGGATGCGTTGATCGCCGCGGCCCAGCAACGTCAGCGGCCTCGTGATATCGCGATCTTTCTGATCATGCGGTACACCGGGATGCGGCGCGAGTCGGTCGCGACGCTTCAAGTCCGACACCTCGACGGCACCTGGGGCTTGCGGCGGGTACGCGTGAAAGGCGGGCAGACACGGGACATTCCGTTGCCGGAAAGCGTGATGACGTATCTCCATACCTACGTCGAACGGTTGGCGCTCGCGATGGGTCAGATCGGGCCAGAGACCCCGCTGTTCTGGTCTCTGTGGGGACGGCGAACCGTTGGGAAGAGTCGAGCACCGATGCAAGGCAAAAATATCTGGCGGCTCTGCAAAACCTATGGGCGGCTCATTGGGTACCCGATGCTGCAACCCCATGATTTGCGTCATGGGGTTGCAATGGAAGTGCTGGAGCAACAGCATGACTTGGAACAGGTTCGGGCCTTGCTCGGGCATGCGCGCATCGACACGACCCAAATTTACACCATGATTCGGCCTACGCGGTTGAAGCAAGTGGTGTCGTTTTATGAAGAGCCGGCGAGACGGATGCTGACGAGTTAG
- a CDS encoding aldehyde dehydrogenase family protein gives MQEPRPFLIGGLWQHGETVAPVNNPFTGRLLAEVSNAGSADAETAIQSTVEAAVAMGALPSHARYHALQKIAGGLYDRREEFARLLTAEAGKPITDAKREVNRAVQTFTIAAEEARRIPGEVVPLDWTPGTDSHLGILRRVPIGPVLGITPFNFPLNLVAHKVAPALAAGNSILIKPAPQTPLTALLLGEVVLGAGLPPGAVNILPCDNGTAEQLVVDPRFKLLSFTGSAAVGWMLKAKCGKKKVVLELGGNAGVIVEPDADIELAAQRCAVGGFGYAGQTCISVQRIFVHHSIVDLFTTKFLFQVARLKAGDPSDDTTVIGPLIDPAASHRLEAWVEEAVSQGARVLLGGKRMGSVMEATVLSHVTPTMKVSCQEVFGPVVTVTPYRHFGEAITALNQSDYGLQAGVFSQDVNKIFHAFRHLEVGAVLANEIPTFRADHMPYGGVKDSGIGREGVRAAIEDMTEPRMLVLNLKSPAGI, from the coding sequence GTGCAGGAACCACGTCCATTTTTAATTGGAGGTTTGTGGCAGCACGGGGAGACCGTGGCACCTGTGAACAATCCATTCACAGGACGGCTACTCGCCGAGGTGTCGAATGCAGGTTCAGCCGATGCCGAAACAGCGATCCAATCGACGGTCGAGGCTGCTGTTGCAATGGGAGCCTTGCCGTCCCACGCGCGCTATCATGCGCTGCAAAAGATCGCCGGCGGGCTCTATGACCGACGCGAGGAATTTGCCCGCCTACTGACGGCTGAAGCTGGCAAACCGATTACCGACGCGAAACGTGAAGTCAATCGGGCTGTTCAAACATTTACCATTGCGGCTGAAGAGGCGAGGCGGATACCTGGCGAGGTGGTCCCCCTTGACTGGACGCCGGGAACGGACTCCCATCTCGGCATCCTCCGTCGGGTTCCCATCGGTCCGGTGCTTGGGATTACCCCCTTTAACTTTCCCCTCAATCTTGTTGCTCACAAGGTTGCACCGGCCCTGGCTGCCGGAAATTCCATCCTGATCAAACCGGCGCCACAAACACCTTTGACTGCGTTACTTTTGGGAGAGGTTGTCCTGGGGGCCGGACTTCCGCCTGGCGCAGTCAATATCCTGCCCTGCGACAATGGGACGGCAGAGCAGCTTGTGGTCGATCCGCGTTTCAAACTCCTGAGCTTTACCGGCAGCGCCGCCGTGGGATGGATGTTGAAGGCCAAATGTGGGAAGAAAAAGGTGGTGTTGGAGCTTGGTGGGAATGCGGGCGTCATTGTGGAGCCCGATGCCGATATAGAACTTGCCGCACAGCGTTGCGCAGTCGGCGGGTTCGGATATGCTGGTCAGACCTGTATATCCGTTCAACGAATCTTCGTCCACCATTCCATCGTGGACCTCTTCACCACGAAGTTTCTGTTTCAAGTCGCGCGTCTGAAGGCTGGCGACCCGAGCGACGATACCACAGTAATTGGACCGTTGATTGACCCGGCCGCATCCCATCGTCTTGAAGCATGGGTTGAGGAAGCCGTGTCGCAAGGCGCCCGAGTGCTTCTGGGTGGCAAGAGAATGGGATCGGTGATGGAGGCGACCGTGCTCTCGCACGTCACGCCAACCATGAAAGTTTCTTGTCAGGAGGTCTTCGGGCCGGTGGTGACCGTGACACCCTACCGCCACTTCGGCGAAGCGATCACAGCGCTCAACCAGTCTGACTATGGGCTCCAAGCCGGAGTGTTCTCCCAGGATGTGAACAAGATCTTTCATGCCTTTCGGCACCTTGAAGTGGGGGCTGTGCTGGCAAACGAGATTCCGACGTTCCGCGCCGATCACATGCCATATGGCGGCGTGAAAGATTCAGGAATCGGGCGTGAAGGGGTGCGGGCCGCAATCGAGGACATGACCGAGCCCCGTATGCTGGTGTTGAATCTTAAATCACCTGCGGGGATCTAG
- a CDS encoding pseudouridine synthase: MPVTDKLRINKFFTHHGICSRREADRLIESGRVTINQRVAGLGDQVGPGDVIARDGQVIPWGTAPLYIKYYKPVGVTTTSESHVPRNIIAEIGHPERIFPIGRLDKDSSGLILLTNDGDIVNEILRTERGHEREYEVSVDHPFDQTFMDRMTQGVVILDRPTKPCRIERLGPARFRITLTEGRNRQIRRMCQVLGYRVLTLHRVRIIHITLDGLVSGQWKPLTRVEREQLFLAVRRGSNQGAT; this comes from the coding sequence TTGCCCGTGACCGACAAGCTTCGTATCAATAAGTTTTTTACCCATCACGGCATCTGTTCTCGGCGCGAGGCTGATCGCCTCATCGAATCTGGTCGCGTAACTATCAATCAGCGGGTGGCGGGTTTAGGGGATCAGGTTGGTCCAGGCGACGTGATCGCGCGAGACGGACAGGTGATTCCCTGGGGGACGGCCCCGCTCTATATCAAGTATTACAAGCCGGTAGGTGTGACGACGACCAGTGAGTCACATGTACCCCGTAATATCATTGCAGAGATCGGTCATCCGGAACGGATCTTTCCGATCGGTCGGCTCGATAAGGACTCTTCCGGGCTCATTCTTCTGACGAACGACGGGGACATCGTGAACGAGATTCTACGGACCGAGCGCGGGCATGAACGGGAATACGAGGTGTCGGTCGATCATCCATTCGATCAAACATTCATGGACCGCATGACCCAAGGGGTTGTTATTCTCGATCGCCCAACCAAGCCCTGCAGGATCGAACGACTCGGTCCGGCGCGATTCCGTATCACCCTCACCGAAGGACGCAATCGACAGATCAGGCGCATGTGCCAAGTCTTGGGATATCGGGTGCTTACGTTACATCGTGTCCGGATTATCCACATTACGCTTGATGGATTAGTCTCGGGACAGTGGAAGCCACTCACCAGAGTGGAACGAGAGCAGCTCTTTCTGGCTGTCAGGCGAGGAAGCAATCAGGGGGCAACGTGA
- a CDS encoding helix-turn-helix domain-containing protein produces MKTSDLSIKELAAFIRVSTDTIRRAVRKGEIPATRVRTALRFDLQEVSTYMQRNAEARFGARSTRAPGGTAGRAQADQPPAGKTGAQFLEERL; encoded by the coding sequence ATGAAGACATCGGATTTGTCGATCAAAGAACTCGCCGCCTTCATTCGCGTGAGCACGGACACCATCCGGCGAGCGGTTCGCAAGGGTGAAATACCTGCGACAAGGGTCAGGACCGCGTTACGGTTTGATCTACAGGAAGTCAGTACCTATATGCAGCGGAACGCAGAGGCCAGGTTTGGGGCACGCTCGACTCGCGCGCCGGGCGGCACTGCCGGCCGCGCGCAGGCCGATCAGCCCCCGGCTGGTAAAACGGGGGCGCAATTTCTAGAGGAGAGGTTGTGA
- a CDS encoding thioredoxin domain-containing protein: MTRTWWFHTVTGACLLALVQLVEAGVGVTTEDGRVRGRADAPITLIEYSDFTCGYCAKFFQETWPRLQAKYIETGKVRFMYRDYPRADQGIGVEAAVAARCAGAQGQYWPMHDRLFSERGRLDSGLFKGYAKAIGLDQTAFAKCFDERQYLESIFQDRQEANRWGFRGTPGFILMRTAGGPTEKEPAIAIPGAVPFQDFAEEIDRMLATAPRSQGEPTEFHGSTAVAQSSQFIIH, from the coding sequence ATGACACGCACATGGTGGTTCCACACAGTGACCGGTGCATGTCTGCTGGCCTTGGTTCAATTGGTCGAGGCCGGTGTGGGCGTGACGACGGAGGATGGGCGAGTCCGAGGACGCGCCGACGCCCCGATAACGTTGATTGAGTATTCTGACTTCACATGCGGGTACTGTGCAAAGTTTTTCCAGGAAACCTGGCCTCGCTTGCAGGCTAAATATATCGAGACAGGCAAAGTGCGGTTCATGTATCGTGATTATCCCAGAGCAGACCAGGGTATCGGCGTTGAGGCGGCAGTGGCGGCGCGCTGCGCCGGAGCCCAGGGCCAATATTGGCCGATGCACGATCGGCTCTTCAGCGAGCGAGGCCGCTTAGACTCAGGATTGTTCAAAGGTTACGCGAAGGCGATCGGCTTGGACCAAACGGCGTTTGCCAAGTGTTTCGACGAACGGCAATATCTCGAATCGATTTTCCAGGATCGCCAAGAAGCGAATCGGTGGGGATTTCGGGGGACGCCGGGATTTATTCTGATGCGAACGGCTGGCGGGCCTACTGAGAAAGAGCCGGCGATCGCCATCCCTGGCGCAGTCCCATTCCAGGATTTTGCTGAGGAGATTGATCGCATGTTGGCCACTGCCCCTCGCTCCCAGGGAGAGCCTACTGAGTTTCATGGGTCGACTGCGGTGGCACAGAGTAGTCAGTTCATCATTCACTAA
- a CDS encoding deoxyhypusine synthase family protein, giving the protein MGAREFHDGAKDGLEALEPLDPEQIDSFDGLLTAMRKTAFGGRRLGEAYEVLWTMIEDPDCSVVLTLSGAMTIAKMGKIISAMIDHGMVQCVVSTGALIAHGLSESVGKTHYRHHSSMSDQELFAKGYNRVYDTLEMESNLNYVEQVVARTMKRMDQDRSLSSEILTRELGRTLAEEYDGTGILKSAYLKNVPVFIPAFTDSEMGLDIGTWAMSRDLSQVHAQLQGGSDLDVLRTILRSYPSFNPYLDLNSYASHVISAKRRGIFTIGGGVPRNWAQQVGPYIEISNTRLGLHVEPPRFQYGVRICPEPDHLGGLSGCTYQEGLSWGKFVPPEAGGRFAEVLSDATVVWPLLMVGLLERIKAKRTARI; this is encoded by the coding sequence ATGGGTGCACGTGAATTCCACGATGGGGCGAAAGACGGCCTCGAAGCGCTCGAGCCTCTCGACCCGGAACAAATTGATTCCTTCGATGGCTTGCTGACCGCCATGCGCAAGACAGCCTTTGGGGGCCGCAGACTGGGTGAGGCCTACGAAGTGCTGTGGACAATGATCGAAGATCCTGACTGCTCCGTTGTGTTGACGCTGTCAGGGGCAATGACCATTGCGAAGATGGGCAAGATCATCAGCGCGATGATCGATCATGGCATGGTGCAATGTGTCGTCTCGACCGGAGCATTGATCGCCCATGGATTGAGCGAGTCCGTCGGTAAAACACACTATCGGCACCATTCATCTATGTCCGACCAAGAGCTGTTTGCGAAGGGCTATAACCGGGTCTACGACACACTGGAGATGGAGTCCAACCTCAATTACGTAGAACAAGTTGTTGCCCGAACGATGAAGCGGATGGATCAGGACCGGTCCCTTTCTTCCGAAATCCTCACTCGCGAGCTGGGGCGGACGCTCGCAGAGGAATATGACGGAACGGGTATTCTCAAAAGCGCGTATCTGAAAAACGTCCCGGTCTTTATTCCCGCCTTTACCGATTCCGAGATGGGACTGGATATCGGAACCTGGGCCATGAGTCGAGATCTCAGTCAGGTCCATGCGCAGTTACAGGGAGGAAGCGACCTTGATGTGCTGCGTACGATTCTTCGCTCTTATCCATCGTTCAATCCATATCTCGATCTCAACAGCTACGCGAGCCATGTCATTTCTGCCAAGCGGCGCGGGATCTTTACGATCGGGGGAGGGGTGCCTCGTAATTGGGCGCAACAAGTCGGCCCCTACATTGAGATCAGCAATACGCGGCTCGGCCTTCATGTAGAGCCGCCTCGATTCCAATACGGGGTTCGGATCTGTCCGGAACCGGACCATTTGGGAGGGTTGAGCGGCTGTACCTATCAAGAAGGCCTTTCCTGGGGGAAGTTTGTGCCTCCGGAAGCAGGCGGGCGCTTTGCCGAAGTGTTGAGCGATGCCACAGTTGTGTGGCCTCTCCTTATGGTTGGATTGCTTGAGCGCATCAAGGCCAAGCGTACCGCACGCATATGA
- the smpB gene encoding SsrA-binding protein SmpB, with product MGKEKSSFEKAVVTNRKAYHDYFIEEKFEAGIMLQGTEVKSIREGRVNLQDSYASVKGSEVFLHHCHISPYSHGNIMNHDPLRTRKLLLHRKEINKLLGKTQQQGLTLIPLRIYFSKRGLAKVELGLAKGKKQHDRRESIKTREAGREVERAMKERR from the coding sequence ATGGGGAAAGAAAAGTCCAGCTTTGAAAAGGCGGTCGTAACGAATCGCAAGGCCTACCACGACTATTTTATTGAAGAAAAGTTCGAGGCAGGCATCATGCTCCAGGGGACGGAGGTCAAATCCATCCGAGAAGGACGCGTAAATCTACAAGATAGTTACGCCAGTGTGAAGGGCTCAGAGGTCTTCCTTCACCACTGCCACATCAGTCCCTACAGCCACGGTAACATCATGAATCACGACCCCCTCAGAACGCGGAAACTGCTTCTCCACCGCAAGGAGATTAATAAGCTGCTCGGGAAGACGCAACAGCAAGGACTCACACTCATCCCGCTCCGCATCTATTTCTCCAAGCGGGGTCTTGCCAAGGTGGAGCTTGGACTGGCCAAAGGTAAGAAGCAGCATGATCGAAGGGAATCTATCAAGACGCGGGAGGCTGGTCGTGAAGTGGAACGGGCGATGAAAGAAAGAAGGTGA
- a CDS encoding radical SAM protein — MRSLRVTILDLVTKGPTKSLYTRVMNPNLASIMPQVVGVWCEELGHQVRFVCYTGREDLHQELLNETDLVFIGAFTRSALTAYAISNMYRSRGAVTVIGGPHARSYPQDAAKYFDYVVGFTDKNLIHDILADCSPHRPLGVQLAAARQPTELPGVKERWKFIEPTLAKAPTSFKMVPMIGSMGCPYTCGFCVDANVDYQPLSFDQISEDLKFLRTKMKRPMVGWHDPNFGVRFEEYMRAIETAIPPNSIDFVAESTLSLLSEPHLKRLRANGFKAILPGIESWYDMGEKSRTGHHTGQEKVKQVADHINLILRYIPYVQVNFVLGMDSDQGPEPFELTKQFLDLAPGAFPAFNLITAFGQAAPFNRELQREGRVLPFPFHFLDNLHAMNVRPKHYAWPEFYDHVVDLSQHAFSWPMIAKRAMVNRGWTPRWLNFIRSVSSGFGQIYHHTKIRRLLDTDLSVRRFMEGDTLVVPPCYARKVRGKLGPLWDMLPDGAITHDHHAYLNSYQEPVPNFIEVGPPLAVESPT; from the coding sequence ATGCGCTCACTTCGGGTGACGATTCTGGATCTGGTCACCAAGGGTCCCACGAAGTCCCTCTATACGCGCGTGATGAATCCAAATCTGGCGAGCATTATGCCGCAGGTCGTCGGGGTGTGGTGTGAGGAATTGGGCCATCAGGTGCGCTTTGTGTGCTACACCGGCCGAGAAGATCTCCACCAGGAATTGCTGAACGAGACGGATCTGGTGTTTATCGGGGCCTTTACCCGATCGGCGCTGACCGCCTATGCCATTAGTAATATGTATCGCTCTCGCGGAGCCGTGACGGTGATAGGCGGGCCACATGCGCGCAGCTATCCGCAGGATGCCGCCAAGTATTTCGACTATGTGGTGGGGTTTACCGACAAGAATCTGATTCACGATATTCTCGCCGATTGTTCCCCGCACCGTCCGCTTGGGGTCCAGCTCGCCGCGGCTCGACAGCCGACCGAGTTGCCGGGAGTCAAGGAACGGTGGAAATTCATCGAGCCGACCCTCGCCAAAGCTCCCACCTCCTTTAAAATGGTGCCCATGATCGGCAGCATGGGGTGTCCCTATACCTGCGGGTTTTGTGTGGACGCCAATGTTGATTATCAGCCCTTGTCATTTGACCAGATCAGTGAAGATTTGAAATTTCTGCGAACAAAGATGAAACGACCGATGGTGGGCTGGCACGACCCGAATTTCGGGGTCCGGTTTGAGGAGTATATGCGGGCAATCGAAACGGCGATTCCCCCCAATAGTATCGACTTTGTTGCAGAAAGTACGCTGTCGCTGCTGTCCGAGCCCCATCTCAAGCGATTACGCGCAAATGGATTCAAGGCGATTTTGCCGGGCATTGAGTCGTGGTATGACATGGGAGAAAAATCCAGGACGGGCCACCATACCGGACAAGAAAAGGTGAAGCAGGTGGCGGATCATATCAATTTGATCCTTCGCTATATCCCCTATGTCCAGGTCAATTTTGTGTTGGGAATGGATTCAGATCAGGGACCTGAGCCCTTTGAACTCACCAAGCAATTTTTGGATCTCGCCCCAGGGGCTTTTCCGGCGTTTAACCTGATTACGGCATTTGGTCAAGCGGCCCCCTTTAACCGGGAATTGCAACGGGAAGGGCGGGTGCTGCCATTTCCCTTTCATTTTCTCGATAACCTTCACGCGATGAATGTGCGTCCCAAGCATTATGCCTGGCCGGAATTTTATGATCATGTCGTGGATCTGTCGCAGCACGCGTTTTCCTGGCCGATGATTGCGAAGCGTGCGATGGTGAATCGGGGCTGGACTCCGAGATGGTTGAATTTCATTCGGTCGGTGTCGAGTGGGTTCGGCCAGATATATCACCACACGAAAATCCGAAGATTACTGGATACGGATCTGTCGGTCCGACGGTTTATGGAAGGCGACACGTTGGTGGTGCCACCGTGTTATGCAAGAAAAGTTCGTGGAAAGCTGGGTCCGTTATGGGACATGCTTCCTGACGGGGCGATCACGCACGATCATCATGCCTACCTGAACTCCTACCAGGAACCCGTTCCCAATTTTATCGAGGTGGGTCCACCATTGGCGGTGGAAAGTCCTACCTGA
- a CDS encoding arginine decarboxylase, pyruvoyl-dependent has product MVPTQMFLTRGVGVHKEKLASFEQALRSAGVAYCNLVTVSSILPPNCKIVPRTRGEKLLNPGEITFCVMARSETNERNRLISASIGVAVPTDRRTYGYLSEHHAHGETDEETGEYTEDLAAQMLATTLGVEFDPNIAWKEREQVFKMAGKIVRTQNITQSAIGKPNRWTTVIALAVFIPAENIPKRRR; this is encoded by the coding sequence ATGGTACCTACGCAGATGTTTCTGACGCGAGGCGTCGGAGTCCACAAAGAAAAGCTGGCCTCTTTCGAACAAGCCTTGCGCAGTGCCGGCGTCGCCTATTGTAATCTCGTCACGGTGTCGTCGATTCTTCCGCCGAATTGCAAAATTGTTCCACGCACTCGCGGAGAGAAGTTGTTGAACCCCGGTGAAATCACGTTTTGTGTCATGGCGCGATCGGAAACAAATGAGCGAAACCGCCTGATCTCCGCATCGATTGGGGTGGCAGTCCCTACCGATCGGCGAACCTACGGGTATCTGTCCGAGCACCATGCTCATGGCGAAACCGATGAAGAGACAGGCGAGTATACGGAAGATTTGGCAGCGCAGATGTTGGCCACGACGCTCGGAGTCGAGTTCGATCCGAACATCGCATGGAAAGAGCGGGAACAAGTATTCAAAATGGCCGGCAAGATCGTTCGGACCCAAAATATCACCCAGTCCGCTATTGGTAAACCCAATCGCTGGACGACGGTGATTGCATTGGCCGTGTTCATCCCGGCGGAAAATATACCGAAGCGGCGTCGGTAG
- the speB gene encoding agmatinase produces MTLPAGWEGIDQNFLGLDEPWCHPDQAGVYVLPAPYEHTSSYVLGSDRGPSAIIEASQQVELYDETLRCEPYREWGGVATIRSLDLDGKVDRQAVDAIDAFVAPHVGTGRFVVTLTGEHTGALGAIRAHARCYPDLCVVQIDAHGDLRKAYGGNPYSHASVMARVVDDGLPLVQVGIRSISPEEIDCIKDTGRITTFFASDILDQSGPYEGKASRWVPDVVKACRGPVYLTFDCDGLDASLVPALGTPEPGGLGWYDTVNLVTALANGPGILGMDISEIAPIEGFVAPQFCIARLIYRMLGRINAGRRVH; encoded by the coding sequence ATGACACTTCCCGCCGGTTGGGAGGGCATCGACCAGAACTTCCTCGGTCTCGATGAGCCCTGGTGCCATCCCGATCAGGCGGGTGTCTATGTCCTGCCAGCACCCTACGAACATACCTCCAGTTATGTGCTGGGCTCCGATCGAGGCCCGTCAGCCATCATCGAGGCATCACAACAAGTCGAGTTATACGACGAAACCCTCCGGTGTGAGCCCTATCGAGAGTGGGGCGGGGTTGCCACCATCCGCTCGCTCGATCTTGATGGCAAAGTCGATCGGCAGGCGGTGGATGCTATCGATGCGTTCGTTGCTCCTCACGTCGGTACCGGACGGTTTGTCGTCACCTTGACCGGGGAACATACCGGCGCGCTTGGCGCCATCCGAGCCCATGCCCGATGCTATCCTGATCTGTGTGTCGTGCAGATCGACGCGCATGGAGACTTGCGGAAAGCCTACGGAGGGAATCCGTATAGCCACGCCAGTGTGATGGCCCGCGTGGTTGACGACGGGTTGCCGCTGGTTCAAGTCGGCATTCGTTCCATCTCTCCCGAGGAGATCGATTGCATTAAAGACACCGGTCGAATCACCACGTTCTTTGCCTCCGATATTCTTGACCAGTCAGGACCCTACGAAGGCAAGGCTTCCCGCTGGGTTCCCGATGTGGTAAAGGCCTGTCGAGGGCCGGTCTACCTGACCTTCGATTGTGATGGACTTGATGCCTCGCTCGTTCCTGCGCTTGGCACTCCCGAGCCCGGTGGATTGGGGTGGTACGATACGGTCAACCTCGTGACAGCCTTGGCCAATGGACCTGGCATCCTCGGGATGGACATCAGCGAAATTGCTCCGATAGAAGGGTTTGTCGCTCCACAATTTTGTATCGCCCGATTGATCTACCGCATGCTGGGACGTATCAATGCGGGCCGCCGCGTCCACTGA